From Candidatus Neomarinimicrobiota bacterium, a single genomic window includes:
- the bamD gene encoding outer membrane protein assembly factor BamD: MRRIADLSFILCLGMFLGCSRSQVDLAVDDVDERFEKGKMYLEKKKYYRAQQEFEYVLMRGRHTDLGDDAQFYLGESYYLNKEYLLAISEYDRLVRQMTYSPFVHKSRYRICQSYIKKSPKYFHDQDYTIKAINKLQEFIEDYPESEFRDEVAESSEFLRAKLARKAYESAVLYTKMEEYESAIRYYTDLLTSYYDTDYADRARLGIVEIHLKVGEIHEAEEFISENENKFRDEETLRQARSLLEEKKTDIKSGGKT; this comes from the coding sequence ATGCGCCGTATAGCTGATCTATCCTTCATTTTGTGTTTGGGTATGTTTCTGGGATGTTCACGTTCCCAGGTGGACTTGGCAGTTGACGATGTAGACGAGCGGTTCGAAAAAGGTAAAATGTATCTGGAAAAAAAGAAGTACTATCGCGCCCAGCAGGAGTTCGAATATGTGTTGATGCGAGGAAGACATACTGATCTGGGAGATGATGCTCAGTTCTACCTTGGGGAATCGTATTATCTCAATAAGGAATATCTGCTCGCCATCTCAGAGTACGATCGACTGGTCAGGCAAATGACTTACAGTCCTTTCGTTCACAAGAGCAGGTATCGTATCTGTCAGAGTTATATCAAGAAATCTCCAAAATATTTCCATGATCAGGATTACACCATAAAAGCGATTAATAAGTTGCAGGAATTTATTGAAGATTATCCAGAGTCTGAGTTTCGCGACGAGGTAGCCGAATCGTCAGAGTTTCTGAGAGCAAAACTTGCCCGCAAGGCATACGAATCAGCAGTGCTATATACCAAGATGGAGGAGTATGAGTCGGCTATTCGCTACTATACTGATCTGTTGACATCCTACTACGATACGGACTATGCCGACCGCGCGCGTCTGGGAATCGTTGAAATACATCTGAAAGTTGGTGAAATTCATGAGGCAGAGGAGTTCATCTCGGAAAATGAAAACAAATTCAGAGATGAGGAAACTCTGCGGCAGGCAAGATCTCTACTGGAAGAGAAAAAAACAGATATAAAGAGCGGAGGAAAGACGTGA
- a CDS encoding TRAP transporter large permease subunit, whose protein sequence is MKNSERSSQFWSKTVGHWEDVLAMAALLAMAFLPSIEAVTRLFRIQGVPGSAVIVQHMTLWIGFLGAILAARRGKLLSLTKPVEVPEEAPGGPKYWFAKTVTITVTVLLAWASFQMVRVEASYPRDVLPGVPIWVIQSIMPLGFFLIGLEIFKASRKDMMWRALMIFVVIVIGAIGLGESLRISFVVWGGVIALLTAIVFGAPLFIGLGGLAVLFFWNDAVPIAAIPVEMYRIVVSPTLPTIPLFTLAGYILAESGASKRMIEVFRHWFGWMPGGTPVMVTVLCGFFTTLTGGSGVTILALGGLLLPMLRAENYSMRFSIGLITVSGSLGLLFPPSLPAIIYGVTAGVAINKIFLAGILPGTLLVAVVAAWGVRQGFKSGVKRKPFEARKAFVALWRAKWEVAIPFMILVGIFGGFTTLVEVAAFTVVYVLFVETIIYKDVKLNDIPGVIVDCATLVGGVLIILGVAMGLTNYLVDAQVPLIALDWVKENIQSKYVFLLTLNILLLIVGCLMDIFSAIIVVVPLIEPMGVHFGIDPVHMAVIFLANLELGYLTPPVGMNLFLSAYRFDKSMPEVYTATLPFFIILLIAVLAITYIPAISLSLVGGM, encoded by the coding sequence ATGAAGAACAGCGAACGTTCCTCGCAATTCTGGTCCAAGACCGTCGGACATTGGGAAGACGTTCTTGCCATGGCCGCCCTTCTGGCGATGGCTTTTCTCCCCTCTATTGAGGCTGTGACGCGCCTTTTCAGAATTCAAGGCGTTCCTGGATCAGCCGTTATTGTACAGCATATGACGCTCTGGATCGGGTTTCTGGGTGCCATTCTAGCGGCGCGACGTGGGAAATTGCTATCGTTGACCAAACCAGTTGAAGTGCCGGAGGAAGCGCCCGGCGGACCGAAGTACTGGTTTGCAAAGACGGTCACGATCACGGTGACTGTTCTCTTGGCGTGGGCCAGTTTCCAGATGGTTCGCGTGGAGGCATCCTATCCTAGAGACGTTCTTCCCGGGGTCCCGATTTGGGTGATACAATCCATTATGCCGCTCGGTTTCTTTCTCATCGGGCTCGAAATCTTCAAGGCGAGCAGGAAAGACATGATGTGGCGGGCGCTCATGATTTTTGTGGTGATCGTCATAGGGGCAATTGGGCTCGGTGAATCGCTGCGCATCTCCTTCGTAGTTTGGGGCGGTGTCATTGCGCTCCTCACAGCGATCGTGTTTGGTGCACCTCTGTTCATAGGACTTGGAGGACTTGCTGTTCTTTTCTTCTGGAACGACGCGGTCCCTATTGCGGCCATCCCCGTCGAAATGTACAGGATTGTCGTCTCTCCCACACTGCCGACTATTCCGCTCTTTACACTGGCAGGATATATTTTGGCTGAAAGCGGTGCCTCGAAACGGATGATTGAAGTTTTCCGTCACTGGTTTGGCTGGATGCCCGGCGGCACGCCCGTAATGGTAACAGTGCTGTGCGGATTCTTTACTACCCTTACCGGTGGTTCTGGGGTGACTATTCTCGCCCTCGGCGGTCTCCTTCTGCCTATGCTCCGCGCCGAGAATTATTCTATGAGATTCTCCATCGGCCTGATCACTGTTTCGGGATCCCTCGGACTTCTGTTTCCACCGAGTCTGCCAGCTATCATTTATGGTGTTACAGCCGGTGTTGCTATAAACAAAATCTTTCTGGCGGGTATTTTACCGGGGACGCTTCTGGTGGCTGTCGTGGCGGCCTGGGGCGTCAGGCAAGGATTTAAATCCGGTGTTAAGCGTAAGCCTTTTGAGGCCAGAAAAGCCTTTGTAGCGCTGTGGCGGGCGAAGTGGGAAGTGGCGATTCCGTTTATGATCCTTGTAGGTATATTTGGCGGATTTACGACGCTGGTTGAAGTGGCCGCATTCACGGTGGTTTACGTCTTATTCGTGGAGACTATCATCTATAAGGATGTCAAACTCAACGACATCCCGGGAGTGATCGTCGATTGTGCAACCTTGGTAGGCGGTGTACTAATTATTCTGGGCGTAGCCATGGGCCTCACCAACTATCTCGTAGATGCTCAGGTGCCTCTCATTGCACTCGATTGGGTAAAGGAGAATATTCAGAGCAAGTATGTCTTTCTCCTGACGCTCAATATTCTCCTCTTAATCGTCGGGTGCCTCATGGACATCTTTTCAGCCATTATTGTCGTCGTACCGCTCATCGAACCGATGGGCGTCCATTTTGGGATCGATCCGGTTCATATGGCGGTTATTTTTCTGGCTAATCTTGAGTTGGGTTATCTAACGCCTCCGGTAGGGATGAATTTGTTCCTCTCTGCCTATAGATTTGATAAGTCGATGCCGGAGGTGTATACGGCAACTCTCCCCTTTTTCATAATCCTGTTGATCGCTGTATTAGCTATCACCTATATACCGGCTATATCGCTGAGTCTGGTGGGGGGGATGTGA
- a CDS encoding T9SS type A sorting domain-containing protein, whose amino-acid sequence MKRSALCFFLLSPLFAQLVLTHDEVKILALRVSFPQDNSISSTGDGRFLEVLSGDGCGGYTIDPPPHNRDYFHAQIEAVDNYFRNVSRGRFGIDLDGSKIMPQDPEGSYEMSMMLSEYHPYAGEELQDEQMAEFFREAVELAYEKDEVDYDAYDLLVIFHAGIGQDFSLPFLDPTPEDIPSTYIDAEFLQQQLSVDKITLPDGSSVSSGIILPETQNHLLYDIAEEVFFGVDEPCDYQFGLTGTFALMMGFAIGLPPLWEIEKGVAGVGVFALMDQGSNNGRGLIPAPPDPWTRIWAGWETTTTVTPGTVVELLSRDAAADKIVRAEINGSEYFLIENRNNWVSGAADVDSLRWKNRDADNIMPPYAEILLDSVNIGIDETSGVIAKIPDYDIGLPASGLLIWHIDESKIAQGLGSYAVNIDRDHRGIDLEEADGAQDIGYPSLFIFTDPSIGLWSDMWFDGNSQYTLANPAFADQPPSFGPDTYPNTRANNGADSFIEINNIAVAGKTMTFSVENSLVTDGFPDSSLGIQFFYDFDGDGQREIIGGKDSLWWSGADSIVTGAFHKLHGKDFQLCITNDEVSPHLVALEDLGDSLHLHLFSPAAGGEGGFDLLWTQTVHDTMPGLLYGFADEDELVLEYYDEQLVNRKSIHMTEDSVWTIVEDVIDVTQPFRRVAWELSYQDDGSSPISGIASVHRDYGLHYSSEDGEGQTGFQMILFNSLGIVDIDLDGRLEFLATDTDGTAYVINSNMTHEFGFPLDLHATSAVLARDLFGDAHPEIVLQVEGGDIVVVDWGGRERYRLSNSKESELRMVTEFKGKSAVVAESVIWQFDDAAETSGNEWPMDLGSPTHSAEFVATFPSPRQPAATLMDNNRTYNYPNPVQEGSTTIRVFVESAEKVEIRIYDVAGFFVEKLTMDDLVQGEVNEIVWDVQTVESGLYFANVEATQGAKSEKKILKISVIH is encoded by the coding sequence TTGAAACGATCAGCTCTCTGTTTTTTTCTTCTCTCTCCCCTCTTTGCACAACTTGTTCTGACGCACGATGAGGTGAAGATTCTTGCACTCCGCGTTTCGTTTCCACAAGATAACAGTATTAGTTCGACGGGCGACGGTCGATTTCTTGAGGTCCTGTCGGGCGATGGCTGCGGCGGCTACACCATAGATCCGCCGCCTCACAATAGAGACTATTTTCACGCCCAGATCGAAGCGGTGGACAACTACTTCAGAAATGTCTCTCGTGGCAGATTCGGTATCGATCTCGACGGCTCCAAAATCATGCCGCAAGATCCGGAAGGGAGCTATGAAATGAGCATGATGCTGAGTGAGTATCATCCGTATGCTGGGGAAGAGTTACAGGATGAACAGATGGCTGAGTTTTTCCGCGAAGCTGTAGAGCTGGCCTATGAAAAAGATGAGGTAGATTATGATGCTTATGATCTGTTGGTCATTTTTCACGCCGGTATCGGGCAGGATTTTTCGCTGCCGTTCCTTGATCCGACACCGGAAGATATACCGTCGACATACATAGATGCCGAATTTCTGCAGCAACAACTCAGCGTTGATAAAATCACCTTGCCTGATGGAAGTTCAGTTTCTTCCGGTATCATCCTGCCTGAAACACAAAACCATCTTTTATACGACATCGCTGAAGAGGTTTTTTTCGGTGTCGATGAGCCGTGCGATTACCAGTTCGGCCTCACGGGTACGTTTGCACTCATGATGGGCTTCGCCATCGGTTTGCCGCCCCTCTGGGAGATTGAGAAAGGCGTCGCAGGCGTTGGAGTTTTTGCGCTTATGGATCAGGGTTCCAACAACGGTCGCGGCCTCATTCCAGCGCCGCCCGATCCGTGGACGCGAATCTGGGCTGGGTGGGAAACAACAACAACTGTCACGCCCGGAACGGTTGTAGAATTGCTGTCACGGGATGCTGCGGCAGACAAGATCGTTCGGGCAGAGATTAACGGTTCCGAGTACTTTCTCATCGAGAACCGCAATAACTGGGTTTCTGGTGCGGCAGATGTTGATTCGCTGCGATGGAAGAATAGAGACGCGGATAATATCATGCCACCATACGCCGAAATTCTGTTGGATTCGGTTAATATAGGGATAGATGAAACCAGTGGAGTCATTGCGAAAATCCCGGATTATGACATCGGTCTTCCCGCTTCGGGACTTCTTATTTGGCATATCGATGAATCGAAAATCGCGCAAGGGCTTGGAAGCTATGCCGTGAACATCGACCGGGATCACCGGGGCATTGACCTGGAAGAGGCCGATGGTGCGCAGGACATTGGTTATCCGTCTCTGTTTATCTTCACCGACCCCTCCATCGGTCTCTGGTCGGATATGTGGTTTGACGGGAATTCCCAGTACACTCTCGCCAACCCCGCCTTTGCCGATCAGCCGCCGTCCTTCGGTCCGGACACTTATCCCAACACACGCGCCAACAACGGCGCCGACTCCTTTATCGAAATCAACAACATTGCCGTAGCAGGGAAGACGATGACTTTTTCCGTGGAGAATTCTCTCGTGACCGACGGATTTCCTGACTCTTCGCTTGGCATCCAATTCTTCTATGACTTTGACGGAGACGGTCAGCGGGAGATCATCGGTGGTAAAGATTCGTTGTGGTGGTCTGGGGCGGACTCGATCGTCACAGGAGCATTTCACAAGCTCCACGGTAAAGACTTTCAACTCTGCATCACCAACGACGAAGTGAGTCCCCATCTGGTGGCGCTGGAAGATTTGGGTGATTCGCTCCATCTGCACCTTTTTTCGCCCGCAGCCGGTGGCGAGGGAGGCTTCGACTTGCTTTGGACGCAGACAGTCCACGATACCATGCCGGGATTGCTGTACGGTTTTGCTGATGAAGATGAACTTGTGCTTGAATATTATGATGAACAACTCGTCAACAGAAAATCAATACACATGACTGAGGATTCTGTATGGACGATTGTGGAAGACGTAATAGATGTGACGCAGCCTTTTCGCCGTGTAGCGTGGGAGTTATCTTATCAAGATGACGGAAGCAGTCCAATCTCGGGGATTGCGAGTGTTCATCGGGACTACGGTCTCCACTATTCATCTGAGGATGGGGAAGGTCAAACCGGGTTCCAGATGATTCTGTTCAATTCGTTAGGTATAGTGGATATAGACTTAGACGGCCGATTAGAATTTCTGGCCACAGACACAGATGGTACTGCCTATGTCATCAATAGCAACATGACACATGAATTCGGCTTTCCTCTCGATCTCCATGCCACATCCGCCGTGCTGGCGCGGGACCTCTTCGGTGATGCTCATCCCGAAATTGTGCTGCAAGTAGAAGGGGGCGATATCGTCGTTGTGGATTGGGGCGGGAGAGAACGGTATCGGCTCTCCAACAGCAAGGAGAGCGAGTTGAGGATGGTGACCGAATTCAAGGGGAAGAGTGCCGTTGTTGCCGAATCAGTCATCTGGCAGTTTGATGATGCTGCGGAGACCAGCGGAAACGAGTGGCCCATGGACCTCGGCAGTCCCACGCACAGCGCTGAGTTTGTCGCTACATTCCCGTCACCTCGCCAGCCCGCTGCCACTCTGATGGACAACAATCGTACCTACAACTATCCAAATCCGGTACAGGAAGGGTCAACAACGATTCGCGTCTTTGTGGAATCGGCGGAGAAGGTGGAGATTCGCATCTACGATGTGGCCGGATTCTTTGTGGAGAAGCTAACGATGGATGACCTGGTTCAGGGGGAAGTCAATGAAATTGTCTGGGATGTACAGACAGTTGAAAGCGGTCTCTACTTTGCTAATGTGGAAGCTACACAAGGCGCCAAGTCCGAGAAAAAAATTCTGAAGATATCAGTCATCCATTGA
- the nadD gene encoding nicotinate-nucleotide adenylyltransferase, with the protein MRICLFGGTFDPPHIGHLIIAETIKESERFDKMIFVPAFHPPHKNDSNLSSIEDRLEMLRLSVSHDETFELSDIEIERGGISYTIDTILELKSRYSLTKRDIYFLMGSDSLLQFHIWKDHLAILKECRVLVAIRPGFRSSRIAPDIMAQIRFANMPQFEISSSQIRRKARSGQTIRYMVLDPVWKYIQEKGLYE; encoded by the coding sequence GTGAGAATTTGTCTTTTCGGCGGAACCTTTGATCCTCCTCATATAGGTCATCTCATTATCGCTGAGACGATCAAGGAGTCCGAACGGTTTGACAAGATGATTTTTGTGCCAGCATTCCATCCGCCGCACAAGAATGACTCCAATCTTTCGTCCATTGAGGATCGACTGGAAATGTTGAGACTCTCGGTGAGTCATGATGAAACTTTTGAACTTTCCGATATCGAGATTGAACGGGGAGGAATTTCTTACACAATTGATACTATACTTGAGCTCAAATCGCGTTACAGTCTCACCAAGCGAGACATTTACTTTCTGATGGGTAGCGATTCGCTTCTCCAGTTTCACATATGGAAAGATCACCTCGCGATTCTTAAAGAGTGTCGTGTTCTGGTGGCGATACGACCCGGTTTCCGCTCCAGCAGGATTGCACCAGATATTATGGCGCAAATCCGGTTTGCCAATATGCCTCAGTTTGAAATTTCCTCATCCCAGATAAGACGCAAAGCTCGGAGCGGACAGACAATCCGTTATATGGTCTTGGATCCTGTCTGGAAGTATATCCAGGAAAAGGGTCTTTACGAGTGA
- a CDS encoding BamA/TamA family outer membrane protein gives MKSQSATFMSKKLPQTFRMILVFHLVSLTGVTGQISYNHPELKWQSFETAHFQVHFHDGTERTAREGAFVAEAIYPHITELYQYEPPQKTHLIFLDTDDYSNGITYFYDNKIEIWASPMDLEFRGSHRWLQNVITHEFTHIVSIQKAMKFGGKIPAGYLQWIGYEKEKREDVLYGYPYTVVSYPVAGTTVPPWLAEGVAQYMYMGATYDFWDTHRDMILRDRVLNDKLLTLTEMSTFGKPGIGNESTYNAGFALVRYIVYKYGEDALRQITSGLSDPLKISVDSAIESATGVSAERLYIDFESTLIERYSILARELEETEVKGTVLVEDGTINIHPVWSPDGEHFAYLSNSNHDYISQTDLFIYSFDDGTSERIARGVLSSPDWKSTGDIIYYTKKSKHNRHGSRWFDLYEYSIEDEKETRITKGARAFSAVVLEGDSLIAYLAARDGTHNISLINLNTEESVQLTDFKDGRQVFSLAYDPGRNWLMFDYLQNHFRNTAYLGLSDTTFFDLVSIPEWDERDIVKGPGDTLIYASDKSGIFNLFMLNPANGQQGYITNVRGGAFMPDMDVKGRVLYSLYEDGRFRIALLDSLNLIDENRVGYDPDHFQKFNGLPPSITDVDSSQVMAYSDNFSPMFLFPKMMMDYGMPKLGLYFMNSEILNRLNVFGGVSANFVRDLDMFLLFELRTFYPTLYTDVFFLTRHISDRSKLMDVYGFDADIRYRLFQIESGAKFPVMGSNEIKFYGSYQNYRASSVWWVNQENLSGKSGVDYYVGQHFGLAWKTDVFRPTVDQDINPSNGYHFDLDIRHEKNRFFNANESLFQLIYDRSSFLRYSANGRIHATVPRTERWTVSGEISLGWMTETAVDSFFNFFAGGMPGLRGYPFYAIEGNRMAVASLMFRMPLVRQRHIAFGPFILQNVVVGSVVQMGDAWDGSQSEPVAKRSVGVQIRLGGFSFYNYPTGIGVEIHRGLDKFSFMNHRYGGELRTYFTLLFGF, from the coding sequence ATGAAATCTCAGTCAGCTACGTTTATGTCCAAAAAGCTTCCCCAAACATTTCGTATGATCCTCGTATTCCATCTCGTTTCTTTAACTGGTGTCACTGGTCAGATCAGTTACAACCATCCCGAGTTGAAATGGCAATCCTTCGAGACCGCTCACTTTCAGGTACACTTTCACGATGGAACAGAACGAACCGCCCGCGAGGGAGCCTTTGTCGCTGAAGCAATCTATCCTCACATAACAGAACTGTATCAATACGAACCGCCCCAGAAAACGCACCTCATTTTCCTGGATACCGATGACTATTCCAACGGGATCACATATTTCTACGACAATAAGATCGAGATCTGGGCGTCGCCTATGGACCTAGAGTTTAGAGGTTCACATCGGTGGCTTCAAAACGTCATCACGCACGAATTCACTCACATTGTATCGATACAGAAAGCGATGAAATTTGGCGGCAAGATTCCAGCGGGATATTTGCAGTGGATTGGGTATGAAAAGGAAAAAAGGGAAGACGTTCTCTACGGCTATCCTTACACCGTCGTTTCTTATCCTGTAGCGGGCACAACGGTCCCTCCTTGGCTGGCGGAGGGCGTTGCTCAGTACATGTACATGGGTGCCACCTACGATTTCTGGGATACCCACAGGGACATGATCCTGCGGGACCGGGTGCTGAACGACAAACTTCTCACCCTTACTGAAATGAGTACCTTCGGCAAGCCGGGGATTGGCAATGAATCGACCTACAATGCTGGATTTGCTCTCGTGCGGTATATAGTCTACAAGTACGGCGAGGACGCTCTCAGACAGATCACCTCCGGTCTGTCCGATCCCCTCAAGATTTCGGTTGACTCGGCCATTGAGAGCGCAACAGGTGTTTCGGCTGAGCGGTTGTATATCGATTTTGAAAGTACCCTTATAGAGCGCTACAGCATTCTGGCGCGGGAACTTGAGGAAACTGAGGTTAAAGGAACGGTTCTTGTAGAAGACGGCACCATAAACATCCATCCTGTCTGGTCGCCGGATGGTGAACATTTCGCGTATCTTTCGAACAGTAATCACGATTATATATCGCAAACAGATCTCTTTATCTATTCATTCGACGACGGTACTTCGGAAAGGATTGCCAGAGGCGTCCTTTCATCACCGGACTGGAAATCGACCGGTGACATCATATACTATACGAAAAAATCGAAGCACAATCGTCACGGTTCGCGCTGGTTTGATCTGTATGAATATTCTATTGAAGATGAGAAAGAAACGAGAATCACAAAGGGGGCGAGGGCCTTTTCGGCTGTTGTGCTTGAAGGAGACAGTCTGATTGCATATCTGGCAGCCCGGGACGGTACGCACAACATTTCTCTCATCAACTTGAACACAGAAGAATCTGTCCAGTTAACAGATTTCAAGGATGGCAGACAGGTTTTCAGCCTCGCCTACGATCCGGGGCGGAACTGGCTCATGTTTGACTATCTGCAGAATCATTTCCGCAATACCGCTTATCTCGGTCTGTCGGATACCACCTTCTTCGATCTCGTATCCATCCCCGAATGGGACGAGCGAGACATTGTAAAAGGACCCGGTGATACACTGATCTATGCCAGCGACAAGAGCGGCATCTTTAATCTGTTCATGCTCAATCCGGCGAACGGTCAACAGGGATATATCACTAATGTCCGCGGCGGCGCATTCATGCCGGACATGGATGTCAAAGGGAGGGTACTTTATTCTCTCTACGAAGACGGCCGATTTCGCATTGCGCTACTCGACTCTCTAAATTTAATAGATGAGAATAGAGTAGGCTACGACCCTGACCATTTCCAGAAATTCAACGGTTTACCGCCATCGATAACAGATGTGGATTCGTCGCAGGTTATGGCCTACAGTGACAACTTTTCGCCCATGTTCTTGTTCCCGAAAATGATGATGGACTACGGCATGCCCAAGCTGGGACTCTATTTTATGAACAGCGAAATACTCAACCGTTTGAACGTTTTTGGTGGGGTATCGGCAAATTTCGTACGTGATCTCGATATGTTCCTCCTTTTCGAGTTGCGGACTTTCTATCCTACACTCTATACCGATGTATTTTTCTTAACACGCCACATCTCAGACCGGTCAAAATTGATGGACGTGTACGGCTTTGATGCGGATATTCGCTATCGCCTGTTCCAGATCGAGAGCGGGGCGAAATTCCCTGTTATGGGAAGCAACGAGATTAAATTTTACGGCTCCTACCAGAATTATCGGGCCAGCTCTGTCTGGTGGGTGAATCAGGAGAACCTTTCGGGCAAGTCGGGTGTGGACTATTACGTTGGCCAACATTTTGGGTTGGCCTGGAAAACGGATGTATTCAGACCTACAGTGGATCAGGACATCAATCCCAGTAACGGCTATCATTTCGATCTGGATATAAGGCATGAAAAGAATCGATTCTTCAATGCGAATGAATCGCTCTTCCAACTTATCTACGATCGATCCAGTTTCCTGAGGTATTCAGCAAACGGCCGGATACACGCTACCGTCCCGCGAACAGAGCGGTGGACAGTTTCGGGAGAGATATCCCTCGGCTGGATGACGGAGACAGCGGTCGATTCATTTTTTAATTTCTTTGCGGGCGGTATGCCGGGATTACGCGGTTATCCATTCTATGCTATAGAAGGCAATAGAATGGCTGTGGCATCACTGATGTTTCGTATGCCTCTTGTGCGCCAAAGACATATCGCCTTTGGCCCCTTCATCCTTCAAAATGTTGTTGTGGGATCAGTCGTACAGATGGGCGATGCTTGGGACGGTTCACAATCCGAACCGGTTGCGAAACGGTCAGTGGGAGTGCAAATTCGATTGGGTGGGTTTTCGTTCTACAACTATCCCACAGGAATTGGCGTGGAAATCCACAGAGGATTGGATAAATTTTCGTTTATGAACCACCGATATGGGGGTGAGTTAAGAACATATTTCACCCTGCTTTTCGGCTTTTAA
- a CDS encoding PorV/PorQ family protein translates to MKRQFTSILVVLTVLTGNLSAVSEAGALFLLISPGARAGGMGEAQVAVANDAYASYWNPAGLAFLQKSEIALMHVNWLPNLVSDMYYEFMAFRHHVPNLGTLGGHIIFLNLGEQTRTDEQGENLGTFTSFMFAATGSYGAFISRNTAIGLNVKILHQKLAEIGAGAEKGKGVTTDFAFDFALLKQSLWSTRMDLGMTVTNIGPRISFIDEAQADPMPTNFTLGLNYRLVDTEFNKLNFVMDIDKMLVASYPDMDWDSDGKVGYFDKDGTYIGPSGEYNEKGQREIAHTDPIYLGIFTSWLDDWLLGGDIDRPGKNGTTDGKIGGYTQDSDGNWTATNVEWSDAAYGKYNDAGELEVGSGKQRSFRSELDELVINLGAEYWYSRYFALRAGYYYDKTGKISNPTFGIGLRVGRYGFDAGFTLGEPGHPLTNTMRFSLNMEF, encoded by the coding sequence ATGAAGAGGCAATTTACCTCAATATTGGTGGTTTTGACTGTTTTGACGGGTAACCTTTCAGCCGTCAGCGAAGCAGGCGCCCTGTTTCTGCTGATTTCACCGGGAGCACGCGCGGGCGGTATGGGAGAAGCTCAGGTAGCAGTGGCTAATGATGCTTACGCCAGTTATTGGAATCCCGCCGGGCTGGCATTCCTGCAGAAAAGTGAAATCGCCCTCATGCACGTAAACTGGCTCCCCAATCTCGTATCCGACATGTACTATGAGTTTATGGCGTTCCGGCATCACGTCCCTAATCTCGGGACTCTTGGAGGCCACATTATCTTCCTCAATCTTGGAGAGCAGACACGTACCGATGAACAGGGAGAAAACCTCGGTACCTTTACGAGTTTCATGTTTGCGGCTACCGGATCTTACGGAGCTTTTATCTCCAGGAATACGGCCATCGGGCTGAACGTGAAGATTCTGCATCAGAAACTTGCCGAAATAGGCGCCGGTGCTGAAAAGGGCAAGGGTGTTACAACAGATTTTGCGTTTGATTTTGCGCTATTGAAGCAGTCTCTCTGGTCTACCCGCATGGATCTTGGAATGACCGTAACAAACATCGGACCCAGGATCTCTTTTATTGATGAAGCGCAGGCCGATCCGATGCCGACAAACTTTACTTTGGGTCTGAATTACCGCCTCGTTGATACTGAGTTCAACAAATTGAATTTTGTCATGGATATCGATAAAATGCTGGTGGCATCCTACCCGGATATGGATTGGGACAGCGATGGCAAAGTTGGCTACTTCGATAAAGATGGAACCTACATTGGACCGAGCGGGGAGTATAATGAAAAAGGTCAGAGAGAGATTGCTCATACTGACCCGATCTATCTCGGCATCTTTACCTCTTGGCTTGACGATTGGCTTTTGGGTGGCGACATCGACAGGCCCGGAAAGAACGGCACGACAGATGGCAAGATCGGCGGTTATACTCAGGATAGCGATGGCAACTGGACGGCGACTAACGTCGAATGGAGCGATGCCGCCTACGGTAAATATAACGATGCTGGCGAATTGGAAGTTGGTTCAGGCAAGCAGAGAAGTTTCCGGAGTGAGTTGGATGAACTGGTTATTAACCTTGGAGCCGAATACTGGTATTCAAGGTACTTTGCCCTGAGAGCGGGATACTACTACGATAAGACCGGCAAGATCAGTAATCCTACATTCGGTATCGGACTCCGCGTGGGGAGATATGGCTTTGACGCCGGATTCACTCTGGGTGAGCCCGGCCATCCGCTCACAAATACGATGCGGTTTTCCCTTAACATGGAGTTCTGA